In a single window of the Pseudomonas oryzihabitans genome:
- a CDS encoding methyl-accepting chemotaxis protein has translation MDVLLSPGIRVLSRFGFARKFALLLVLFILPLTVSLWLLGADFQAKLATVSGERSGVRLLQRLDVLEAELNAQRNLTARWKAIDTARQPTPAVQAAIAALEGRSDSGRASLAALQQQLTAETLGSGVQQRFQELQQAVAGLDVKDLRNLGWWPDGYDRFTAALGAVQALREEIALDSGLILDPWLETYLLMQISTTQSVELYERLGRLASVGQASVVSGQFSLQSRLQLRDLRARVGDSHESLTKVGALLSSKLPADLAGWKDDYQKVNSQLEASLKTLDQGIFSGEITLKPEQFETTLDGVLQGLQAFRQQTLKSLDQRLQFYRADAVHRFGFIVAGFGLLLVVTCYLLLCMQAAIRGSARGITTLAEGLRDGDLTRTAQVNGRDELAEIGRALDLAVVQLRASLQTVDRESRQVGMASGELGQQAEAALGAVEAQRQQITQIATAATELAATAQGVARSCEEAAGRAEQMRGIAQVSQRDSRQTTASIQRLNQRLDETAAAMAQVNTQAGEIQQVVDVIRGIAEQTNLLALNAAIEAARAGDQGRGFAVVADEVRSLSQRTQASTAQIAGTVGSLSSTVAQAVSLMQEACGQAASDAQSVTGLGQRLEEIAESVQGVSDTLVQIATAAEQQAVTADQVSGNIQQIDGAAAELLGNARTVQSTAVGLEAGSRTLAANTTRFRLG, from the coding sequence ATGGACGTTTTGTTGTCACCAGGGATTCGCGTGCTGAGCCGCTTCGGCTTCGCGCGCAAGTTTGCACTGCTCCTCGTGCTGTTCATTCTGCCACTCACGGTCAGCCTCTGGCTGCTCGGTGCGGATTTCCAGGCCAAGCTGGCGACGGTCAGTGGCGAACGCAGTGGTGTCCGGCTCTTGCAACGCCTGGATGTGCTGGAGGCCGAACTCAACGCCCAGCGCAACCTCACCGCACGCTGGAAGGCGATCGACACCGCTCGGCAGCCGACCCCGGCGGTGCAGGCCGCCATCGCCGCCTTGGAGGGCCGCAGTGACAGCGGGCGCGCGAGCCTCGCAGCGCTGCAGCAGCAACTGACGGCCGAGACCCTGGGCAGTGGCGTGCAGCAACGCTTCCAGGAGCTCCAGCAGGCCGTGGCCGGCCTTGACGTCAAGGATCTGCGCAACCTGGGCTGGTGGCCGGACGGCTACGACAGATTCACCGCGGCCCTGGGGGCCGTCCAGGCGTTGCGTGAGGAGATCGCCCTCGACAGCGGCCTGATCCTCGATCCCTGGCTGGAAACCTATCTGCTGATGCAGATCAGCACCACCCAGTCGGTCGAGCTGTACGAGCGACTCGGACGCCTGGCCAGTGTCGGTCAGGCCAGCGTGGTGTCCGGTCAGTTCAGCCTGCAGAGCCGACTGCAGTTGCGCGACCTGCGCGCGCGCGTTGGCGACTCCCACGAGAGCCTGACCAAGGTCGGCGCCCTGCTCAGCAGCAAGCTACCCGCCGACCTGGCCGGCTGGAAGGACGACTACCAAAAGGTCAACAGCCAGCTGGAGGCCAGCCTCAAGACCCTCGACCAGGGCATCTTCAGTGGCGAGATCACCCTCAAGCCGGAGCAGTTCGAAACCACCCTGGACGGCGTCCTGCAAGGGCTGCAGGCCTTCCGCCAGCAGACCCTCAAAAGTCTGGATCAGCGGCTGCAGTTCTATCGCGCCGATGCCGTCCACCGTTTCGGCTTCATCGTCGCCGGCTTCGGGCTGCTGCTGGTGGTGACCTGTTATCTGCTGCTGTGCATGCAGGCGGCCATCCGCGGCAGCGCGCGGGGCATCACTACCCTGGCCGAAGGCTTGCGTGACGGCGATCTGACCCGCACGGCCCAGGTGAACGGACGCGACGAGCTGGCGGAAATCGGGCGGGCACTGGACCTGGCCGTGGTGCAGCTGCGGGCCAGCCTGCAGACGGTCGATCGGGAGAGTCGCCAGGTGGGCATGGCGTCGGGTGAACTGGGACAGCAGGCCGAGGCGGCGCTGGGCGCGGTGGAAGCCCAGCGCCAGCAGATTACCCAGATCGCTACTGCGGCGACCGAGCTGGCGGCCACTGCCCAGGGCGTGGCCCGGAGTTGCGAAGAGGCCGCCGGGCGCGCCGAGCAGATGCGCGGCATCGCTCAGGTCAGCCAGCGCGATAGTCGCCAGACCACCGCCAGCATCCAGCGCCTCAATCAGCGGTTGGACGAGACCGCGGCGGCCATGGCCCAGGTCAACACCCAGGCCGGGGAGATCCAGCAGGTGGTGGACGTCATCCGTGGCATCGCCGAGCAGACCAATCTGCTGGCCCTCAACGCTGCCATCGAGGCGGCACGCGCCGGTGATCAGGGCCGAGGGTTCGCCGTGGTCGCCGACGAGGTACGTTCATTGTCGCAGCGCACCCAGGCCTCCACGGCACAGATCGCCGGCACCGTCGGCAGTCTGAGCAGCACCGTGGCCCAGGCCGTGTCGCTGATGCAGGAGGCCTGTGGTCAGGCGGCCAGCGACGCCCAGTCGGTCACCGGCCTGGGGCAGCGTCTGGAAGAGATCGCCGAATCAGTGCAGGGGGTGTCCGATACCCTGGTGCAGATCGCCACGGCGGCTGAACAGCAGGCGGTCACCGCCGATCAGGTCAGCGGCAATATCCAGCAGATCGATGGCGCCGCCGCCGAGCTGCTCGGCAATGCGCGCACGGTGCAGAGCACGGCGGTCGGCCTGGAGGCGGGCAGCCGCACCCTGGCGGCCAACACCACGCGTTTCCGCCTGGGCTAG
- a CDS encoding curlin: MPTSTFLTCLGLLGLTSTAWALDNQTLVDQRGERLGAFLTQEPDSRQGSLEVVQTGRASKAYLTQRDSQGDRTRVEQGGVGNFTNVTQAAGGAREIVIDQREASQSHAYVYQGHGQRDGVDILQSGLQNEALVRQGGYDQRMLIEQQGARNQLSLFQDGRDSGSRSRLKQVGDDHVQDVLTLGARNEVDLLQGGDANRAVVEQRGDDNQAGARQGTRQQDVQLIQIGNRNSAAVQQNGLENRPQAVNTRQLGDDNAAQVILTGDGNHLDLQQVGNRNSAGVLIGGDDSRLTLVSQGNDNEFSAIWIGDNVELGIEQLGDGHSFHAGLGSDAQVSASQQGASQYASVSQASAGNAVNLSQSGQGNRATIQQ, encoded by the coding sequence GTGCCCACTTCCACGTTCCTGACCTGCCTGGGCCTGCTTGGCCTGACCAGCACCGCCTGGGCGCTGGACAACCAGACCCTCGTGGATCAGCGCGGCGAGCGCCTCGGCGCCTTCCTCACCCAGGAACCCGATAGCCGCCAGGGCAGCCTGGAAGTCGTCCAGACCGGTCGCGCCAGCAAGGCCTATCTCACCCAGCGCGACTCCCAGGGCGACCGTACCCGCGTCGAGCAGGGCGGTGTCGGCAACTTCACCAATGTCACTCAGGCCGCCGGCGGCGCGCGCGAGATCGTCATCGACCAGCGCGAGGCCAGCCAGAGCCATGCCTATGTCTACCAGGGCCACGGCCAGCGCGATGGGGTGGACATCCTCCAGAGCGGTCTGCAGAACGAAGCCCTGGTGCGCCAGGGTGGCTACGACCAGCGGATGCTCATCGAGCAGCAGGGCGCACGCAATCAACTGAGCCTGTTTCAGGACGGCCGCGACAGCGGTAGCCGCTCGCGACTCAAGCAGGTGGGCGATGATCATGTGCAGGATGTGCTGACCCTGGGCGCGCGCAACGAGGTTGACCTGTTGCAGGGCGGCGACGCCAACCGGGCCGTGGTCGAGCAACGCGGTGACGACAACCAGGCCGGGGCCCGCCAGGGCACGCGGCAGCAAGACGTTCAGCTGATCCAGATCGGCAATCGCAACAGCGCGGCGGTGCAGCAGAACGGCCTTGAAAACAGACCGCAGGCCGTCAACACGCGCCAGCTTGGCGACGACAATGCCGCCCAGGTGATCCTGACGGGCGATGGCAACCACCTCGATCTGCAACAAGTGGGCAATCGCAACAGCGCCGGCGTCCTGATCGGCGGGGACGACTCCCGTCTGACCCTGGTCTCCCAGGGCAACGACAACGAGTTCAGCGCGATCTGGATCGGCGACAACGTCGAGCTCGGCATCGAGCAGCTGGGCGATGGTCATTCCTTCCATGCAGGCCTGGGCAGCGACGCCCAGGTCAGCGCCAGCCAGCAGGGCGCTAGCCAATATGCCTCAGTCAGCCAGGCGAGCGCTGGCAACGCCGTCAACCTGAGCCAGAGCGGTCAGGGCAACCGGGCGACGATTCAACAGTAG
- the bioD gene encoding dethiobiotin synthase, with product MPTYFVTGTDTEIGKTTIAAGLLHRARQQGLATAGVKPVASGCERTADGLRNGDALALLGETSLPLGYADINPIALEPAIAPHLAAREAGIDLSVAALAAPVRRILALQADFTLVEGAGGWRVPLAGRESLSDLARELGLPVILVVGVRLGCINHALLSAEAILADGLPLAGWVANLVAPATLRLDDNLATLHERLPAPCLGTVPHLAAATPAAVAAHLRLPG from the coding sequence ATGCCCACCTATTTCGTCACCGGCACCGATACCGAGATCGGCAAGACCACCATCGCCGCCGGCCTGCTGCATCGGGCCCGCCAGCAGGGCCTCGCCACCGCCGGGGTCAAGCCGGTGGCCTCCGGTTGCGAACGCACCGCCGACGGCCTGCGCAACGGTGATGCCCTGGCGCTGCTGGGCGAGACCTCGCTGCCGCTCGGCTATGCCGACATCAATCCCATCGCCCTGGAACCGGCCATCGCGCCGCACCTGGCCGCCCGCGAGGCGGGTATCGACCTCAGCGTCGCCGCCCTGGCCGCGCCGGTGCGCCGGATCCTGGCGCTGCAGGCCGACTTCACCCTGGTGGAAGGCGCCGGTGGCTGGCGCGTGCCCCTGGCCGGCCGCGAGTCGCTCTCCGACCTCGCCCGCGAACTGGGCCTGCCGGTGATCCTGGTGGTCGGGGTGCGCCTGGGCTGCATCAACCACGCCCTGCTCAGCGCCGAGGCCATCCTCGCCGACGGCCTGCCGCTGGCCGGCTGGGTAGCCAATCTGGTAGCCCCGGCCACCCTGCGCCTGGACGACAACCTCGCCACCCTGCACGAGCGCCTGCCGGCGCCCTGCCTGGGCACGGTGCCGCACCTGGCTGCGGCCACTCCCGCCGCGGTCGCGGCGCACCTGCGCCTGCCGGGCTGA
- the bioC gene encoding malonyl-ACP O-methyltransferase BioC: MQDEMADVLPDKRQVALSFSRAAAQYDGAALLQRRVADRLLSRLPLQAPQRWLDLGSGTGYCSRALARRHPHAEGLALDLALGMLRHAREQGAGARHYLTADAERLPLRADCCDLILSSLALQWCPDLPAVLAEARRILRPGGVLAFSSLVEGTLDELRQSWAQVDDQVHVNRFRRQAAYADAAAASGLQVLGLDVEPERLHFPDLRALTQHLKAIGAHNLNQGRPQGLTGRQRLAAFTRAYESLRQPAGLPATYQVIHVLLRKE; the protein is encoded by the coding sequence ATGCAGGACGAGATGGCTGACGTATTGCCCGACAAGCGCCAGGTGGCGCTGTCCTTTTCCCGCGCCGCCGCGCAGTACGACGGCGCCGCCCTCCTGCAACGCCGGGTCGCCGATCGCCTACTCAGTCGGCTGCCCCTCCAGGCCCCGCAACGCTGGCTGGACCTGGGCAGCGGCACCGGCTATTGCAGCCGGGCCCTGGCCCGGCGCCATCCGCACGCCGAAGGCCTGGCCCTGGACCTGGCCCTCGGCATGCTCCGCCACGCCCGCGAGCAAGGTGCCGGCGCCCGCCACTACCTGACCGCCGACGCCGAGCGCCTGCCGCTGCGCGCGGACTGCTGCGACCTCATCCTGTCCAGCCTGGCCCTGCAGTGGTGCCCGGACCTGCCCGCCGTGCTCGCCGAAGCGCGGCGCATCCTGCGGCCAGGCGGTGTACTGGCCTTCAGCAGCCTGGTCGAGGGCACCCTCGACGAATTGCGCCAGAGCTGGGCCCAGGTGGACGACCAGGTGCACGTCAATCGCTTCCGCCGCCAGGCGGCCTATGCCGACGCCGCCGCAGCCAGTGGCCTGCAGGTGCTGGGGCTGGACGTCGAGCCCGAGCGCCTGCACTTCCCTGACCTGCGCGCCCTGACCCAGCACCTCAAGGCCATCGGTGCCCACAACCTCAACCAGGGTCGCCCCCAGGGCCTCACCGGGCGCCAGCGGCTGGCGGCCTTTACTCGCGCCTATGAAAGTCTGCGCCAGCCCGCCGGCCTGCCGGCCACCTATCAGGTAATCCACGTTCTGCTCCGCAAGGAATGA
- a CDS encoding alpha/beta fold hydrolase — MRDTLILLPGWGLGNAPLEPLRDELVEQEPFLDVLIEPLPTLADTQDWFTDLEARIAEGVWLGGWSLGGMLASEFTLRRPEGVHGLITLASNPCFVARAGWQTALARSVFTDFFEACSLDAELTLKRFTLLVAQGARDSRTLARQLQVTLPEVDPEAVIAGLELLARLDTRAALQAFSGPQLHLFGAHDALVPATAAQALSDELPTAQVEVLEHASHGLPLERPDEVATRIREFIYAGRDG, encoded by the coding sequence ATGCGCGATACCCTGATCTTGCTGCCCGGCTGGGGCCTGGGCAACGCTCCGCTGGAGCCCCTGCGTGACGAACTCGTCGAGCAGGAACCCTTTCTCGACGTTCTGATCGAGCCACTGCCGACCCTGGCCGACACCCAGGACTGGTTCACCGACCTGGAAGCCCGCATCGCCGAGGGCGTCTGGCTGGGTGGCTGGTCGCTGGGCGGCATGCTCGCCAGCGAATTCACCCTGCGCCGCCCCGAGGGCGTGCACGGCCTCATCACCCTGGCCAGCAATCCCTGCTTCGTCGCCCGCGCCGGCTGGCAGACCGCCCTGGCGCGCAGCGTCTTCACCGATTTCTTCGAGGCCTGCTCGCTGGACGCCGAGCTGACCCTCAAGCGCTTCACCCTGCTAGTGGCCCAGGGCGCGCGCGACAGCCGCACCCTCGCCCGCCAGCTGCAGGTAACCCTGCCCGAGGTCGATCCCGAGGCGGTCATCGCCGGTCTGGAGCTGCTCGCACGCCTGGACACCCGCGCCGCCCTGCAGGCCTTCAGCGGTCCCCAGCTGCACCTGTTCGGTGCCCATGACGCCCTGGTCCCGGCTACCGCCGCCCAGGCCTTGAGCGACGAGCTGCCCACCGCCCAGGTCGAGGTGCTGGAACATGCCAGCCATGGCCTGCCGCTGGAGCGCCCGGACGAGGTGGCCACCCGTATCCGTGAATTCATCTATGCAGGACGAGATGGCTGA
- the bioF gene encoding 8-amino-7-oxononanoate synthase: MAFDLAARLAQRHAEHLYRRRPLLEAPQGPEVVVDGEALLAFCSNDYLGLANHPQVIAALRAGAERWGVGGGASHLVIGHSGPHHQVEEALADLTGRPRALLFSTGYMANLAAVTALVGRGDTVLEDRLNHASLLDAGLLSGARFARYLHNDPASLAARLAKTTGDTLVVTDGVFSMDGDLAALPELCQVAQRHGAWTLVDDAHGIGTLGATGGGIVEHFGLDQRQVPVLVGTLGKACGTAGAFVAGSEELIETLIQFARPYIYTTSQPPAVACATLAALQLVREEGWRRELLHTLIQRFRRGATALGLDLMLSATPIQPILVGDSARALALSAALRRRGILVTAIRPPTVPAGSARLRVTLTAAHREAHVDLLLDALAQAMAELPPDADK, translated from the coding sequence ATGGCCTTCGACCTCGCCGCCCGCCTGGCTCAGCGTCACGCCGAGCACCTCTATCGGCGCCGGCCCCTGCTGGAAGCGCCCCAGGGGCCCGAGGTGGTGGTGGATGGCGAAGCCCTACTGGCGTTCTGCAGCAACGACTACCTGGGCCTAGCCAACCATCCCCAGGTGATCGCCGCCCTGCGCGCCGGGGCCGAACGCTGGGGGGTGGGCGGAGGCGCCTCGCACCTGGTGATCGGCCACAGCGGCCCGCACCATCAGGTCGAAGAGGCCCTGGCCGACCTCACCGGGCGGCCGCGCGCGCTGCTGTTCTCCACCGGCTACATGGCCAACCTGGCGGCGGTCACCGCCCTGGTCGGCCGTGGTGACACCGTGCTGGAAGACCGCCTCAACCACGCCTCCCTGCTCGACGCCGGCCTGCTCAGCGGCGCGCGCTTCGCCCGCTACCTGCACAACGATCCCGCCAGCCTGGCCGCGCGCCTGGCCAAGACCACCGGTGACACCCTGGTGGTCACCGACGGCGTCTTCAGCATGGACGGCGACCTCGCTGCCCTGCCCGAGCTCTGCCAGGTCGCCCAGCGCCACGGCGCCTGGACCCTGGTGGACGATGCCCATGGCATCGGCACCCTGGGCGCCACCGGCGGCGGCATCGTCGAGCATTTCGGCCTGGACCAGCGCCAGGTCCCGGTACTGGTCGGCACCCTGGGCAAGGCCTGCGGCACCGCCGGGGCCTTCGTCGCCGGCAGCGAGGAACTGATCGAGACGCTGATCCAGTTCGCCCGCCCCTACATCTACACCACCAGCCAGCCGCCGGCGGTGGCCTGCGCCACCCTGGCCGCCCTGCAGCTCGTCCGCGAAGAGGGCTGGCGCCGTGAGCTTCTGCACACTTTGATCCAGAGATTCCGCAGGGGCGCGACGGCCCTCGGCCTGGACCTTATGCTCAGCGCCACGCCGATCCAGCCGATCCTGGTCGGCGACAGCGCGCGCGCCCTCGCACTCTCCGCCGCCCTGCGCCGACGCGGGATCCTGGTCACCGCCATCCGACCGCCCACCGTACCGGCCGGCAGTGCCCGCCTGCGGGTGACCCTGACGGCGGCCCATCGCGAAGCGCACGTGGACCTCTTGCTCGACGCTCTGGCCCAGGCCATGGCCGAATTACCGCCCGACGCGGATAAGTGA
- the bioB gene encoding biotin synthase BioB: MSATALRHDWTLAEVRALFQQPFNDLLFQAQGVHRQHFDPNRVQVSTLLSIKTGACPEDCKYCPQSGHYNTGLEKEKLMEVQKVLEAAAEAKAIGSTRFCMGAAWKHPSAKDMPYVLQMVQGVKALGLETCMTLGRLDQEQTRALADAGLDYYNHNLDTSPEFYGNIITTRTYGERLQTLAYVREAGMKICSGGILGMGESVDDRAGLLIQLANLPEHPESVPINMLVKVQGTPLAEEKDVDPFDFIRTLAVARILMPKSHVRLSAGREQMNEQMQSLAFLAGANSIFYGEKLLTTGNPQADKDMQLFARLGIQPEAREEHADEVHRAAIEQALVEQRNSELFYDAATA; the protein is encoded by the coding sequence ATGAGCGCTACCGCCCTGCGTCACGACTGGACTCTCGCCGAAGTCCGCGCCCTGTTCCAGCAGCCCTTCAACGACCTGCTGTTCCAGGCCCAGGGCGTGCATCGCCAGCACTTCGATCCCAATCGCGTGCAGGTCTCCACCCTGCTGTCGATCAAGACCGGCGCCTGCCCGGAAGACTGCAAGTACTGCCCCCAGTCCGGCCACTACAACACCGGCCTGGAAAAGGAAAAGCTGATGGAGGTGCAGAAGGTGCTGGAGGCGGCCGCCGAGGCCAAGGCCATCGGCTCGACGCGCTTCTGCATGGGCGCCGCCTGGAAGCACCCCTCCGCCAAGGACATGCCCTATGTCCTGCAGATGGTGCAGGGTGTGAAGGCCCTGGGCCTGGAGACCTGCATGACCCTGGGCCGCCTCGACCAGGAGCAGACCCGTGCCCTGGCCGACGCCGGCCTGGACTACTACAACCACAACCTGGACACCTCGCCGGAGTTCTACGGCAACATCATCACCACCCGCACCTACGGCGAGCGCCTGCAGACCCTGGCCTACGTCCGCGAAGCCGGGATGAAGATCTGCTCCGGCGGCATCCTCGGCATGGGCGAATCGGTGGATGACCGCGCCGGCCTCTTGATCCAGTTGGCCAACCTGCCCGAGCACCCCGAGTCGGTGCCGATCAACATGCTGGTCAAGGTCCAGGGCACCCCGCTGGCCGAGGAAAAGGACGTCGATCCCTTCGACTTCATCCGCACCCTGGCGGTGGCACGCATCCTCATGCCCAAGTCCCACGTGCGCCTCTCCGCCGGTCGCGAGCAGATGAACGAGCAGATGCAGTCCCTGGCCTTCCTGGCCGGCGCCAATTCCATCTTCTACGGCGAGAAACTGCTGACCACCGGCAACCCCCAGGCCGACAAGGACATGCAGCTGTTCGCCCGCCTCGGCATCCAGCCCGAAGCTCGCGAAGAGCATGCCGACGAGGTGCACCGGGCCGCCATCGAGCAGGCCCTGGTGGAGCAGCGCAACAGCGAGCTCTTCTACGACGCCGCCACCGCCTGA